From the Flavobacteriales bacterium genome, the window CTTGATACTCATAAAGATACTTTATTGATTGTATGAAGCAAATATAACTAACTTTTTAGTTTAAACGAAATATTTAGTTGAATATTGTTCCCAAATGATCCATTCATAAGATCTATTTTCTCATAAACCGAATGACGATACACAACGAATATTCAAGTATCAATAAAGAGATTTAGGATGAAATCTATTCGTTAAGCCCCTATTTTATCAACTTCCTCTTCCGTTTTTATCTGAGGAAGTGGTGTCCAAAGGGCTGACCAATTTTTCCATTGATATTTCTTTTGAAAAATAAGAAGCAATATAATGGATACGACATAGAAAGGAAGGATTCCATCTTGCACATTCATTTCTTTGGTAAGAAAAAATGCATCGGTAGGAATAGCAGAGTTTTCATAATTAACAAAAACTGCCGAAAAAATATTATTTGCAGCATGATATCCCAGAGCCAATTCCAAACGATTATCCATAAAAACAATAAGCCCAAGTAGAATTCCTACACCAATATAATAAGTCATCATCCAGCCTACACCGTGTTCATGAACTTCAGGGTTTTGAATATGCATAAGCCCAAATAAAGCACCCGAAATAAAAATAGGAACTAAAGGAATTCTAAAATATTTACCCAAAAACTGCATTAAATATCCTCTAAACACAAATTCTTCCGTTGAAGTTTGTATAGGAATCAACAGGAAAGCTAAGAAAAGTAATACAATAGAATTTTTCCAATCAAACTGGAAGACGTAGTTCTCTGGTCCAGCAATAAAATAATAGTCCACAACTGAAATAAGAGCACTAAAAATAAACCAGATAAAAGTTGCAAAAAGTATTCTATTCCAGTCGACTTTAGAATAGGAGGAAATCAATCTTTTAAATCGGTCTTTATGAATGAGTTTCATCACCATTACTAAAGGAATCAGATATCCTAAAAAGGTAAAAACCAGTACGGCCAAAAGTAAATTACCATTAATATCAGCCCCTTTAAAAGCTGCAGAGAGATTCCCATCCTTCAAAGCATTAAAGCTATCGGAATCCAAATGACTTACTGCTAAAATAATTAAGGGTATTGAGAATATAATATTTCCAATAATCATTAAAATAATGAGCACAGGAAGTCCTATTCCTGCATTAGAACGGTTACTATGTAAATTTAGAAAATCTCTTTGAATCATTTTATGCCATTTATGGTGTTTAATTACCTATTGGTTTAATGCCGATACATTGCTAAAGTTTAATGATGAACACTGTGATATTAGTGAGTAATTTTAGCAAGTAATTGGTATTATTTAATACTTTCTGGTAAAGCTAATAATTTTTCGTTAAGGTACTTAGTATCTTTTTCATTTAAGTCAATTTCTATTGGCCAATAAAAAATGGGTATATTTTTAAATAAATGTTCAAATTTTAATAAACGAATTGCATCTTTCTCTGTGCAAATAATGGCTTTGTTTTCTTGGTTGATTTGCTCAAAATAAGAAATTAATTCTTTGATATCTATTTCTTGAAAATCATAATGATCTGCGTATTTGTGATGTTGAACTTGTTCACAAATATTTCTTACTTTCTTCACAAATAAATCAGATTTTGCAATTCCTGTTAAGGCAATACAATGTTCAAAATGGTGATTTTTTTCGAGTATTTCCTGGTTAAAAACACTGGTTAGATTACCATAACTAATGGTTGAAAAAAGCACTTTTGCCTCTGTATAGCTTCTTATATTATCAAAAATCTCTTTTTTCTGATTCGGTCTTAAAACCTCAGGACATTTCGTTACGATAACGATATCTGCACGCTGAGCTCCAAAACGATTTTCTCTCAAATTCCCCGCAGGAAGCACAAAATCATCATAAAAAGGATGATGATAATCTGTCAATAAAATATTGAGATTGGGTTGAATTTTTCTATGCTGAAACGCATCATCAAGCACAATAAAGTCTGGACGTACATCACTCACCAAATTCCTTATTGCTCTCCTTCTTTCTTCATCTACCACTACATCTACATGAGGAAATTTTCTTTTCATCAAAAAAGGCTCGTCTCCTATCTCTTCTGCTGTGGTATGGCTATCAGCCAATAAATAACCTTTAGTTTTCCTTTTATAACCTCTACTCAAAATGGCTATTTTATTCCCTTCCAACATCCTTACACACATTTCTGTATGAGGTGTTTTCCCTGTTCCTCCTGTACTTAAATTTCCAATACAAATTAAAGGAGTACCGGATTCATGGGTAGAGAATATACCATAACGATAAAACACATTTCTAAGCGTAGTAATGAAGTTATAGAGAAGAGAAAATGGATAAAGAAGTAGCCTAAATTTCTGCATAGATGGAATACCTTGAGTCTTCTTGCAAAAATGGTGATTTTTTTCGACTTAAAACCCTTGCAAAAATCTTTTTAACAAAATTGAATTTCTTTTTTTGCGAAAAAGGAATGAATCATTTTTTCACAAAAAAAGCACAAACTTGTATCATCAAGAATGTGCTCAATACTTTTGAGGAACTAAAAAAACTTATTCCTTTAGTCGCTCCTTTATTTTTGTTTTCTCTGCTTCACTTAACTTCGGTACAGCACTTTTTAATCTATTAAAAAGAGCCTGCAACTGTTTATTATGTTTGTGGTATCTACCACAATACTTACACATCATTAGATGCATCCACATTTGCATACGTGTTCCCATGCTGAGTTTTTCACCCTCAACAACACGATTACTGAGTTCAGTTATTTCTTTACACTTTAGCATAGTACGTTTTTAATTCAACCATTTATCCTCAAGGCAAGATCTCATCAAGAGCTTTGCTCTGTGAGTCAAGACCCAATAATTAGACTTACTTATTTCCAATTCATTACAAATAACCTCCGAATCATAATGTAATACATTTTTTAGCTTAAAAACAGAGGCTGCTTTTGGCGGAAGCAAAGATAAACAATAGGCAATGATCTTTTTTAGCTCCTCATTATCCATTTGTTTTGCTCCAAAATTGACATCCTTTGGGGCATTTTCATGATTCCACATTCCTTGACTCTTTCCTTCTTCCTCAAAAAAAGCAATAGAATTTGTGTTTTGTTTTTTGCTTTTCTCTTTATAATGATCATATATTTTTCTTTTGAGAATAGAAGTTAACCAAGTTTTCTCCGAAGATTTCCCTTGAAAGTTACTAAACCCTTTATAGGCTGCTAAAAAGGTTTCTTGAACCAAATCTTTAGCCATATCACGATCATCAACTCTGTAATAAGCAAAATTGAATAGATAATCCGAATGATTATCTACCCATGTATTAAATTTCTCATTGACCTTAGACATCATATTCCTTTGCTGTTTACACAAATATATTAAAATATTGATTTTATTTGTAATTTCAAACACCTAATACCATTCCTCGTGTCTGTTAATCTAATTTAGCCATAAGCCGATAAGTCATTAAAAATCAACTATAAATGCAGTGAAATTTGGGAATATTCGGGAAGTATCAGTATAAAAACAAGAGTTTCTTATTTTTTAAAAAAGAATTTATTTTACAAAAACCGTTATGAATAACAAAAATCATCTTGAAATAAATAAAGAATCCTGGAACAGAAGAACCGAAATTCATATTCAGTCAGACTTTTATGATATCCCTGCCTTTATGAACGGTAAAACTTCCTTAAATTCTATTGAACTTGATTTACTTGGAGATATCCAAGGAAAAAGGATTCTTCATTTACAGTGTCATTTTGGGCAAGATAGCCTTTCATTAGCAAGAATGGGTGCCGAAGTTGTTGGGGTAGATTTATCTAACAAAGCCATTGAACAGGCTAGAAAATTCGCTCAAAAACTCCAAATAGATATAGAATTCATTTGTTCTGATGTACTGGATCTTGAAGGAAAAATTGAGGGTAATTTTGACTATATTTTCACTTCTTACGGAGTTTTGGGTTGGTTGCCCGATTTACACCAATGGGCTGGAATAGTTCACTCTTTTTTAAAACCGAAAGGCAAATTACTTTTGATAGAGTTTCATCCTGTTGTGTGGATGTTCGATGATTCTTTCAAAAAAATCTCTTTCTCTTATTTCAATAAAGGAGCTATGCAAGATTCCTCTGAAACCTATACCGATGGTGCTGGTGGAGAAAAGTTAGAATTCGTTTATTGGAATCATGCTTTGGAAGCGGTTTTCAAAGGATTATTGGATACAGGAATGAAGATTAAACATTTTTCTGAGTACGATTACTCGCCTTATCCTTGTTTTGATAATATCATAGAAACAGCTCCACAACGATATCAAATAAAAGGTTTGGAAGAAAAAATCCCCATGGTATATGCGCTCATTGCCCAGCGATAAATCATCCTTGATGAGACACTTCTCAAACGTTTATTTCTTCATAATTTTGCATCAGATATTTGCAATGATGCAAGGATCATTTTATTCAGATATATGAAAAGAGTAGTTGTAGGACTTTCGGGTGGGGTAGATTCCAGTGTTGCCGCCTATTTACTTAAAGAACAAGGATATGATGTTGTTGGAATTTTTATGCGAAACTGGCATGATGATTCCGTAATTTTAGATCATGAATGCCCATGGATAGAAGATAGTAACGACGCTTTGGCTGTTGCCGAAATGTTAGAAATTCCTTTTCAGGTCATTGATTTTAGTGAGCAATATAAAGAACGTATCGTAGATTATATGTTTCGTGAATACGAAATAGGACGCACACCAAACCCAGATGTACTTTGTAATCGTGAAATAAAATTTGATATTTTCCTTGAAATGGCCATGCAACTGGATGCCGATTTTGTGGCAACAGGTCACTATTGCCAGAAAAAAAGCATTGAAGTAAATGGCAATCAAACCTATCAACTCATAGCAGGAGCAGACAATAATAAGGATCAAAGTTATTTTCTTTGTCAGTTAAGCCAAGAGCAACTTTCAAAAGCGCTCTTCCCTATCGGGCATCTTCAAAAATCTGAGGTAAGAGCTTTGGCAGAAAAAATAGGATTGGCAACTGCTCAGAAAAAAGATTCGCAAGGTTTGTGCTTTATCGGAAAAGTGAAATTACCCGATTTTCTTCAGCAACAGCTACAGCCAAAAGAAGGAAATGTTTTTGAAATCTTCCCAGATGACCCTCAATTTTCTAAAAAAGCATCGGACACTTTAGAAGACAATTCTAGTCCTTATGATTTTAAGAAATTTTCGGCAAAAAAAATAGGAAAACACAGCGGAGCTCACTTTTATACAATAGGACAAAGAAAGGGACTAGGTATTGGAGGAAAAGTAGAACCTATTTTTGTAATAGCTACTGATACACAAAAGAATATCGTTTATGTTGGTGAAGGAAAAAATCACCCTGGTTTATTTAGAAATGGATTAAAAATTCAAGAAAGTGAGATTCATTGGGTACGCCCAGATATGCAACTCAAAGAAGGGGAATCTAAGGAGTTTTTAGTACGAATAAGATACCGCCAGGAGCTAGAGAAATGCACACTATATTTAAACAATAAAAATTTATACCTTATCTTTGATAGACCACAAAGAGGGATTGCCAAAGGTCAATTTGCAGCTTGGTATCTCAAAGACGAACTTATTGGTTCGGGTGTAATATTTGCTTAATAATTTTATGAAAGGAAAAAAGGAGCTTTTTTTATTTGTTTTAATTTTTTTATCAAGTTTTTGGTCACTTCAAGCTCAAGAAAAAAAGAGTTTTTCTTGGATTAAGCCTTTTTTGGATAAAAATCCTCAAGAAAGTGCGATAAATACCCAAGTAAAAGAAAAGGCACAATCTGCTGAACACACAATGCTGATGTTTGAGCAAATTGGTGATTACTATGCTCAAAAAAAACAAACAAAAACCAGTTTAAAATACTATTTAGATGCTTATGAATGGATGAAAATTCATGGTAATAAAAAAGTTTTGCATCATCTAGAGCTTAAACTTGCTAAAAACTACCAAATCCTTAAAAAGCATAATAAGGCGATTCAATTTGGGGTAAAATCCAGAGATTTTTTCCAAAAAAACAACGAAAAACAAGCACTTTTTGAAACCAATTTTCTTTTAGGAAATATTTATTTGGACTTAGATCAAAGTACGTTTGCTACTACTTATGTTCAAGATGTATTTGAATATGGAATTAGTGAAAACAGTCCAGAAAGTTTAATGAAAGCTTATTATCTCCAAGGGAAGTATCATCAGCTAGAAAACAAACAATCAAATGCTTCCAATTTTTTAAACAATGCCTTAAAATATGCCAAGGAAATAGGAGATCGTAATACACAAGCCTCCATATATTTAGAACAGGCAAAACTGTTTGAAAAAACGCAAAAATTTGCCTCGGCGATACGTCAATTAGAACTAGCATTCAAAGAACTATCTCATTCTCAAGATAATAACCTAAGAATTGCCATTGTGAAAAAAATGGCGACCCTTCAGTCCAAACAAGGAAAAGATAATGAATCCTTAAAGTATTTAGAAGAGGCTTACAAACTCAGTAAAGAACATCATTATGCACAAGAGCAGGCTGATATCATGAAAAAAATGGTACTCCTAGCTCTTGAAAATGAGAATACTACAAAAGCAAGCGAATACGTAAAAATCTACAATACTTTATCGGACTCCATTTATGAAATTGGAAAAGAGAACAACCTTCAAGCCGTAGAAGACCGAGAAAAAATTCAAAGGCAGGGAAAACTCATTTCGTTTTATAAAGAAGAAATAGATGCTAAAGAAAATAGATTTTGGATTGTATCTGTGTTTTTAGTACTTCTCATCGGGGTTCTTCTTCTATTGGCAAGAACACTTAGAAAAAGTAAACAACTGGTGGAAAAGGAAAAGGAACTTTTGGAATCTAAAAGAGCTTTAGCAAAAATGGAGTTGGAAAGAGCTCGTTCTGAACTTGACGAAAACAGAGAACATTTAAGCCAAATCACCACACTAATCATTGAGAAAAATGCCCAAATAAGAAAACTGCTTGAACAAGTAGAAAAACTTAAAGAAATGGATCAATTCTCTGCCAGTGGAAACACCGAGAAAATAAAAATGGTGGATGAACTCTTGGCTTTTAAAATATTAACAGAAGACGACTGGAGTGAGTTTAGGAAAATATACAATCAAGTATTTGAAGGTGTAGAAGCGAAACTCAAACTACACCATGCAAACTTGACTAAAAGTGAGAAAAAACTGTTTATGATTTCAAAGCTCAAACTAAGCCTTGATGAAGTAGCAGATTTACTAGCAATTTCCCCAGAAAGTGTTCGAAAAGCTCGCTACCGATTAAAGAAAAAACTGGCTTTGGAGAAAGAGAATCTTCAGGATTATATCGATCGTTTTTAATACAATCAATCTTCTAAAGCACTTTCTTCATGAAGCTTAAGTCCTCAATTATTGTATAAGTAGAAAAAAAATATTATATTTGATTCAAATTTATAATTATTTCAAAATGAAGAAATCTATTTTAAAAATTGCAGGAATTTTATCAATTGCTTTTTTAATGACATCTTGTCAAGAATCCTGTGAAAAATGCTCAGCTAAGGTCGTTCAATATCTAAATGGAGAACAAGTTAGTACGAGTACTGTTTCCGCTCAAGAAATTTGTGGAGATGAACTAGACAAAATCAAAGACAACCCTGTTGTAACTGTAGAACAAGGTGTTGGAGAACTAAAACAAAAAGTTGTTACTACTTATACGTGTAACTAAACAAAACACTTTTAAAAAAAGCCTCCAATATGGAGGCTTTTTTTTATGCTGATTAAAATAAAAAACTACTCATCGAAAAGCGTATAAACACGCTACTCATCGAAAGTTTTAGTAGAATCTTTTAATAGATTATTCAAATCCCGAAGTTCTTTGGGAGTCAAATCTCTCCATTTTCCTAAAGAAATATCGAGCTCTATATTCATAATTCGAACTCTTTTCAGCTTGGTTACTCGGTAATCTAGATATTCACACATTCTACGAATTTGCCTATTAAGCCCCTGCGTAAGAATTATCTTAAACGTTTTTCGTCCTATTTGCTCTACATGGCATTTTCGGGTTACGGTATCTAATATCGGGACTCCATTTGCCATTTTTCTAAGAAAGCTTTTTGAGACCGATTTATTTACGGTAACGATATATTCCTTTTCGTGATTATTTCTTGCTCTCAGGATTTTATTCACAATGTCGCCATCGCTTGTAAGTAAAATCAACCCTTCACTTGGTTTATCTAATCTTCCTATGGGAAAAATTCTTCTTGGATGCCCAATATAATCGATGATATTGTCTTTTTCCACACGAGTATCGGTGGTACACACAATTCCTTTTGGCTTGTTAAATGCAATATAAACAGGCTTTTCTTTATTGGCTTTCACAGGCTTTCCATCTACACAAACTTCATCACTTGGTGAGATTTTAGTTCCCATTAATGGTTTTTCACCATTAATGGTTATTCTCCCTTGATCCAGCAGTTTATCGGCAGCTCTACGACTACAATACCCTATTTCGCTGAGGTATTTATTGATTCTTATTAAATTTTCACTCATAAGAATTATAGTGATCCTGTTCTTCCTCCGTCCACAGGAATATTAATTCCATTGATATAAGAAGCTGCTGGCGAACATAGAAATGCTACGGCATTGGCTACTTCTTGGGCTTGAGCAAATCTTTGCATTGGGATAATCGAAAGCATCTTTTTCTCTACTTCCTCATAAGAATTTCCTGTTTTTGCTGCCTTATTCTCTATGATACTCTTGAGTCTTACGGTTTCTGTAGCCCCAGGAAGAACATTGTTTACGGTAATATTATATTTTCCTAACTCGTTTGCTAGAGTCTTACTCCAGTTTGCTACGGCTCCACGAATGGTATTGGAAACACCCAAACCGTTTAAAGGAATTTTTACGGAAGTGGAAATAATATTTACAATTCTTCCGTATCCGTTTTCTTTCATTTGTGGACTAAAAGCTTGTGCCAAATGTTGGTTACAAATTAAATGCATAGAAAAAGCATTTAAAAATTCACTTACATCTGCGTCTATCGCTTGCCCACCTGCAGGACCTCCTGTATTGTTTATCAAAATATGGATATCTGATACCTTTTGAGCATATTCCTGAGCGATTTCCTTTACCTCATCTGGTCTTGAAAAATCTACACATAATAAGTGGTGCTCTTGACCATTCTCTGTACTCAAGGTTTTTCTTGCTTCTTCAAGTCTTTCGGCATTTCTGGCTACTAAACAAATACTGGCTCCCATGCTGGCAAGTTCTTGTGCTGTGGCTAAACCAATTCCTTGTGATGAACCGCAAACTACGGCTCTTTTATTTCTAAGATCTAAATTCATTTTTTAACGATTTAGTACAATTTTTTTACTAATAATGTGATTTCCTTTTTGAGCTTTTAACCAGTACATTCCATTGGCTAAAGCCGATAAATCAATGTTTTTCTGAGAATTAGCATCCATTTTTGCAAAACTCATAATCAATTTACCATTGAGATCATACAAAGATAAACTATCTAAAGCTTTATGGCTGAATATTTCTATCTGCCCGTTACTAGGATTTGGAGAAATAGTCCAATCTTGAGCTTTAAACTCTTCCAGTCCTATTGGCCATTTGTTGAAAGCCAAAACATAGGCACCGCTTTTTAGATTTTTTATTTTTACTTTTCCAGATTTACTCCATAAAGATCCTGTTTGAAGTTCAAAATCGGGATAAAGTTTCCAGTCTTTTTCACCATTTTCACGATACAGTACACAAATTTGATTTTCATCATATTGGTTTGTTGTATTGTATTGCATCAAACCATAATCCTTGGTGTTTTCGCTATTTCCATTGTATTTGAGTTCCAATTCTCCCTCAAAACCATTGGAATGTAATAATTGAATATTATAGTATCGATCTGGTGAAATAATAAAACGATCCTCATGATAGTTCCCCGCAGGCTTCACCCAGTTTTGACGGATATAAAAACGGGTAGAATCGGCAATTTGGGTCGTTTTTATTCTTGCATCTATAGCCGAATAACTTTTTGAGCCTGTGTTTTTGATCCAATCTACATAATGAAAACTTGCTAAACTAATTTTGTCGTCTTCATTGATACTTGCAAAATATGGTTTTATAGAACTCACAAAGCTAAAATCTGTTTCTAAACCACTTGCTTTTACTTGGTGCTTTTCTTCTTGTCCATTTTGATCATAAAAAGTAATGGTTAGGGGTACATTTTGATAAAGATTTGAGGCTTCTTTTAGATTTTGAACTAAGCTAAAATTGGTTTTCCACTGGCTACCTTGAGCCGATATTTGCCACTTTCCAAAATCAAATTGAGCCCAACCTTTTTGAAAAATAAATGCATCAAAATAAGAATCGGCATCGGTAAAGCCTTTGTTTTTTAAATAATCTCTAAACTCCGTAGATTGAATATCGTTAAAGGCATACTGATCCAATAAATTTTTATGTGCCGAAAAAAACAGATTATCTCCCATATAAGACCTCAAGGTATGAATGACATCGGCTCCTTTATTGTATGTATGTCTTCCATAGGTAACATTTTGAGGCATTTCTGCCAAAATCTGATATCCGTTATCTATTATATGTGCTGTTTTTAGCATATTCAAATGATTATTTCTAATCACTTCAAGGTATTTCTCTTTACCATAAACGGCCTCTTCAAAATAAAAGGAAAGATATTCTGCCCAACCTTCGTTGATCCACATTTCCTCTGCTCTATGGCAAGTCATTAAATTTCCAAACCAATGATGAGCGAGTTCATGAGCCATAATGCTTTCTCCTTGCAGGTTTCCATTGATTAAGTTCTTTGGGTAAGCTATGTTTCCAGGATGCTCCATGGCTCCCACGGGTGTTGCAGAATAACCTATTCGTTCCCATCGATAAGACCCAAATTTTGCTTCAAAAGCATCAAAAGCATTTTGAAGATGCTCAAAAGAGTTGACTAAATTCATAGAATCTGACAACAAACAAGAAAGTTGAACCGGTACTTTTCTCCCTGTAATACTGGTAAAAGTATCTTGAATTTCTATATAAGGTGCTGCGGCAACAGATGCTAGATAGGTGGGAAATTCTGTTTGAGTTTCCCATTCTGTTACTCTTATTGAATCATTATATACTTGTTCTTGTATCTTGATTCCATTGGCGTAAGCCTTAAAGTTTTTGGGACTTTTTATTTGAAAATTATAGGTAGATCTCTCAACAAAATTATCAAAACAAGGAAACCAACCTCTTCCAAAAGTGTGAGGCTGAAACTGGAATGCAACTCCTAGATTGTACCAATAATTTCCATCGAAGTCA encodes:
- a CDS encoding CPBP family intramembrane metalloprotease, yielding MIQRDFLNLHSNRSNAGIGLPVLIILMIIGNIIFSIPLIILAVSHLDSDSFNALKDGNLSAAFKGADINGNLLLAVLVFTFLGYLIPLVMVMKLIHKDRFKRLISSYSKVDWNRILFATFIWFIFSALISVVDYYFIAGPENYVFQFDWKNSIVLLFLAFLLIPIQTSTEEFVFRGYLMQFLGKYFRIPLVPIFISGALFGLMHIQNPEVHEHGVGWMMTYYIGVGILLGLIVFMDNRLELALGYHAANNIFSAVFVNYENSAIPTDAFFLTKEMNVQDGILPFYVVSIILLLIFQKKYQWKNWSALWTPLPQIKTEEEVDKIGA
- the lpxK gene encoding tetraacyldisaccharide 4'-kinase translates to MQKFRLLLYPFSLLYNFITTLRNVFYRYGIFSTHESGTPLICIGNLSTGGTGKTPHTEMCVRMLEGNKIAILSRGYKRKTKGYLLADSHTTAEEIGDEPFLMKRKFPHVDVVVDEERRRAIRNLVSDVRPDFIVLDDAFQHRKIQPNLNILLTDYHHPFYDDFVLPAGNLRENRFGAQRADIVIVTKCPEVLRPNQKKEIFDNIRSYTEAKVLFSTISYGNLTSVFNQEILEKNHHFEHCIALTGIAKSDLFVKKVRNICEQVQHHKYADHYDFQEIDIKELISYFEQINQENKAIICTEKDAIRLLKFEHLFKNIPIFYWPIEIDLNEKDTKYLNEKLLALPESIK
- a CDS encoding sigma-70 family RNA polymerase sigma factor, with the protein product MMSKVNEKFNTWVDNHSDYLFNFAYYRVDDRDMAKDLVQETFLAAYKGFSNFQGKSSEKTWLTSILKRKIYDHYKEKSKKQNTNSIAFFEEEGKSQGMWNHENAPKDVNFGAKQMDNEELKKIIAYCLSLLPPKAASVFKLKNVLHYDSEVICNELEISKSNYWVLTHRAKLLMRSCLEDKWLN
- a CDS encoding class I SAM-dependent methyltransferase, which produces MNNKNHLEINKESWNRRTEIHIQSDFYDIPAFMNGKTSLNSIELDLLGDIQGKRILHLQCHFGQDSLSLARMGAEVVGVDLSNKAIEQARKFAQKLQIDIEFICSDVLDLEGKIEGNFDYIFTSYGVLGWLPDLHQWAGIVHSFLKPKGKLLLIEFHPVVWMFDDSFKKISFSYFNKGAMQDSSETYTDGAGGEKLEFVYWNHALEAVFKGLLDTGMKIKHFSEYDYSPYPCFDNIIETAPQRYQIKGLEEKIPMVYALIAQR
- the mnmA gene encoding tRNA 2-thiouridine(34) synthase MnmA, with translation MKRVVVGLSGGVDSSVAAYLLKEQGYDVVGIFMRNWHDDSVILDHECPWIEDSNDALAVAEMLEIPFQVIDFSEQYKERIVDYMFREYEIGRTPNPDVLCNREIKFDIFLEMAMQLDADFVATGHYCQKKSIEVNGNQTYQLIAGADNNKDQSYFLCQLSQEQLSKALFPIGHLQKSEVRALAEKIGLATAQKKDSQGLCFIGKVKLPDFLQQQLQPKEGNVFEIFPDDPQFSKKASDTLEDNSSPYDFKKFSAKKIGKHSGAHFYTIGQRKGLGIGGKVEPIFVIATDTQKNIVYVGEGKNHPGLFRNGLKIQESEIHWVRPDMQLKEGESKEFLVRIRYRQELEKCTLYLNNKNLYLIFDRPQRGIAKGQFAAWYLKDELIGSGVIFA
- the rluF gene encoding 23S rRNA pseudouridine(2604) synthase RluF — protein: MSENLIRINKYLSEIGYCSRRAADKLLDQGRITINGEKPLMGTKISPSDEVCVDGKPVKANKEKPVYIAFNKPKGIVCTTDTRVEKDNIIDYIGHPRRIFPIGRLDKPSEGLILLTSDGDIVNKILRARNNHEKEYIVTVNKSVSKSFLRKMANGVPILDTVTRKCHVEQIGRKTFKIILTQGLNRQIRRMCEYLDYRVTKLKRVRIMNIELDISLGKWRDLTPKELRDLNNLLKDSTKTFDE
- a CDS encoding SDR family oxidoreductase, encoding MNLDLRNKRAVVCGSSQGIGLATAQELASMGASICLVARNAERLEEARKTLSTENGQEHHLLCVDFSRPDEVKEIAQEYAQKVSDIHILINNTGGPAGGQAIDADVSEFLNAFSMHLICNQHLAQAFSPQMKENGYGRIVNIISTSVKIPLNGLGVSNTIRGAVANWSKTLANELGKYNITVNNVLPGATETVRLKSIIENKAAKTGNSYEEVEKKMLSIIPMQRFAQAQEVANAVAFLCSPAASYINGINIPVDGGRTGSL
- a CDS encoding M1 family aminopeptidase; protein product: MVRNIILLSLLSISLAYAQKNTCQEFKSPASFPLSSLESIGNNSRSDTFDITNYTIRLDLMEGNQDILKANTKISFKSLMNAQNSIRFDLKNLTVDSVFFGSQIASFSQGGENIQVDFPSTMDAQDSAKITLFYHGTPVVDGSGFGGFDFDGNYWYNLGVAFQFQPHTFGRGWFPCFDNFVERSTYNFQIKSPKNFKAYANGIKIQEQVYNDSIRVTEWETQTEFPTYLASVAAAPYIEIQDTFTSITGRKVPVQLSCLLSDSMNLVNSFEHLQNAFDAFEAKFGSYRWERIGYSATPVGAMEHPGNIAYPKNLINGNLQGESIMAHELAHHWFGNLMTCHRAEEMWINEGWAEYLSFYFEEAVYGKEKYLEVIRNNHLNMLKTAHIIDNGYQILAEMPQNVTYGRHTYNKGADVIHTLRSYMGDNLFFSAHKNLLDQYAFNDIQSTEFRDYLKNKGFTDADSYFDAFIFQKGWAQFDFGKWQISAQGSQWKTNFSLVQNLKEASNLYQNVPLTITFYDQNGQEEKHQVKASGLETDFSFVSSIKPYFASINEDDKISLASFHYVDWIKNTGSKSYSAIDARIKTTQIADSTRFYIRQNWVKPAGNYHEDRFIISPDRYYNIQLLHSNGFEGELELKYNGNSENTKDYGLMQYNTTNQYDENQICVLYRENGEKDWKLYPDFELQTGSLWSKSGKVKIKNLKSGAYVLAFNKWPIGLEEFKAQDWTISPNPSNGQIEIFSHKALDSLSLYDLNGKLIMSFAKMDANSQKNIDLSALANGMYWLKAQKGNHIISKKIVLNR